A genome region from Nocardia sp. NBC_00565 includes the following:
- a CDS encoding cytochrome P450: MTPVSLDPFTFDPYDYRFHDDPYPTYERLRADAPLYHNPDLDFWALSRHADVITGFRDHVRLSSANGVSLDPAAWGPHAHKTMSFLAMDDPRHMRMRRLVFKGFTPRRVLDMTDRIQELTLEHLQPALAGESFDWIEGFAGKLPMDVISELMGVPEPDRAEIRRLADLVVHREDGVLDVPIGAIVAALQLITYYGDMVAERRAKPTDDLTSALLDAEIEGDRLSEEEIIGFMFLMVVAGNETTTKLLGNALYWAARNPGEYAKVVADPELVTDWVEETLRYDTSSQIVARSAATDIEMYGRTIPTGAKVLLLMGSANRDSAAFPDGDTFRIDRPEKGALASFGAGVHFCLGAHLARLEATIALREFATRVSAYALDESGIERVHSTNVRGFARLPIITKAR, translated from the coding sequence ATGACTCCGGTCTCGCTGGATCCATTCACCTTCGACCCCTACGACTATCGGTTCCACGACGACCCGTACCCCACCTACGAGCGACTGCGCGCCGATGCGCCGCTGTATCACAATCCGGACCTGGATTTCTGGGCGCTGTCGCGGCACGCCGATGTCATCACGGGGTTTCGGGACCATGTGCGGCTCTCCAGTGCCAACGGCGTCTCCCTCGATCCGGCCGCCTGGGGACCACACGCGCACAAGACCATGTCGTTTCTGGCGATGGACGATCCGCGGCACATGCGCATGCGCCGACTGGTCTTCAAGGGGTTCACCCCGCGCCGGGTCCTCGATATGACCGACCGCATCCAGGAATTGACCCTCGAACATCTTCAGCCCGCCCTCGCCGGTGAATCCTTCGACTGGATCGAGGGTTTCGCGGGCAAGCTGCCCATGGACGTGATTTCCGAACTCATGGGCGTCCCAGAACCGGATCGCGCAGAGATCCGCCGGCTGGCGGATCTGGTCGTACATCGCGAGGACGGTGTGCTCGATGTGCCGATCGGCGCGATCGTAGCCGCACTGCAGTTGATCACCTACTACGGCGACATGGTCGCCGAGCGCCGTGCGAAGCCCACCGACGACCTGACTTCCGCCCTCTTGGACGCCGAGATCGAGGGTGATCGCCTCTCGGAGGAGGAGATCATCGGCTTCATGTTCCTCATGGTGGTCGCCGGCAATGAGACCACCACCAAACTGCTCGGCAATGCGCTGTACTGGGCCGCCCGCAATCCCGGTGAGTACGCCAAGGTGGTTGCCGACCCGGAGCTGGTAACCGACTGGGTCGAGGAGACGCTGCGCTACGACACCTCCAGTCAGATCGTGGCCCGCAGCGCTGCTACCGATATCGAGATGTACGGCCGGACCATCCCTACCGGTGCGAAGGTGCTTTTGCTCATGGGGTCGGCCAATCGCGACTCCGCGGCCTTTCCCGACGGCGACACCTTCCGTATCGATCGTCCGGAGAAGGGGGCGCTGGCCAGTTTCGGTGCGGGCGTGCACTTCTGCCTCGGCGCGCACCTGGCCCGCCTGGAAGCGACCATCGCACTGCGCGAATTCGCTACCCGGGTCAGCGCGTACGCACTCGATGAATCCGGCATCGAGCGCGTGCATTCGACCAATGTCCGTGGCTTCGCCCGGCTCCCCATAATCACGAAGGCCCGCTGA
- a CDS encoding carboxymuconolactone decarboxylase family protein produces MITTGNTDSAGETRLRGLAKMSEVYGWDFADGPGEHFAVTADHLFADIWSRPALTVRDRRLLLLGALTVQGLFDVAEIQVGAALRNGELDEAQLREVALFLCHYAGWPAGTRLDNTVGTAVEQHEKS; encoded by the coding sequence ATGATTACCACCGGCAACACCGACTCCGCCGGCGAAACTCGCCTACGTGGACTGGCCAAAATGAGCGAGGTCTACGGCTGGGACTTCGCCGACGGACCCGGCGAACACTTCGCCGTCACCGCCGATCACCTCTTCGCCGACATCTGGTCACGACCGGCACTCACAGTGCGCGACCGACGGCTGCTGCTGCTCGGTGCGCTCACCGTCCAGGGGCTGTTCGATGTCGCCGAGATCCAGGTCGGCGCTGCCCTGCGCAATGGTGAACTCGACGAAGCACAGCTACGCGAAGTGGCACTGTTCCTTTGCCACTACGCGGGCTGGCCGGCGGGCACCCGCCTGGACAATACCGTCGGCACCGCTGTCGAACAGCACGAAAAGAGTTGA
- a CDS encoding LLM class F420-dependent oxidoreductase — translation MRFGIVLFTSDRGIRPALAARAAEERGFASFFVPEHTHIPIKREAAHPSTGDASLPDDRYTRTLDPWVSLAMAAAVTERIELSTAVALPVEHDPITLAKTVATLDHLSDGRVTLGAGFGWNTDELTDHGVPPNKRRTVLREYIEAMRALWTEEEASYHGDHVSFGPSWAWPKPVQRHIPVLIGAAGTERTFEWIARNGDGWITTPTETDITARLGLLHKIWADAGRSAQPRVVALDFKPDSAKLTQWAGAGVTDVLYGLPDRTEAEVLHYLDRLSAKLADLTAL, via the coding sequence ATGCGGTTCGGGATCGTCCTGTTCACCAGCGACCGCGGCATCCGGCCCGCGCTGGCCGCTCGGGCAGCCGAAGAGCGCGGCTTCGCCTCGTTCTTCGTGCCCGAGCACACCCACATCCCCATCAAGCGGGAAGCAGCCCACCCGTCGACCGGCGATGCTTCGCTGCCCGACGACCGCTACACCCGGACGCTCGATCCTTGGGTGTCATTGGCCATGGCGGCGGCGGTCACCGAGCGGATCGAACTATCCACCGCCGTAGCACTGCCCGTCGAGCATGACCCCATCACCTTGGCCAAAACGGTCGCTACGCTGGACCATCTCTCCGACGGAAGGGTGACACTCGGAGCCGGATTCGGTTGGAACACCGACGAACTCACCGACCACGGGGTGCCTCCGAACAAGCGGCGCACGGTGCTGCGCGAGTACATCGAAGCGATGCGGGCACTGTGGACCGAGGAGGAGGCAAGCTATCACGGCGATCACGTGTCGTTCGGACCGAGTTGGGCGTGGCCCAAACCTGTCCAGCGCCACATCCCGGTACTCATCGGTGCGGCGGGCACCGAGCGCACCTTCGAGTGGATCGCGCGCAATGGAGACGGCTGGATCACCACACCGACCGAAACCGATATCACGGCGCGACTGGGACTGCTGCACAAGATCTGGGCCGATGCCGGGCGCAGTGCCCAACCACGCGTGGTCGCACTGGATTTCAAACCCGACTCGGCCAAGTTGACGCAATGGGCCGGTGCCGGGGTAACCGACGTGCTGTACGGGCTACCCGACCGCACCGAGGCCGAGGTGCTGCATTACCTCGACCGGCTCTCGGCGAAACTCGCCGACCTGACCGCGCTCTGA
- a CDS encoding glycosyltransferase family 4 protein, with protein sequence MRVALLSYRSKTHCGGQGVYVRRLSAGLADLGHHVEVFSGQPYPEELDPRVRLTEVPSLDLYRESDPFRTPRPSEIRDHIDLLELATMWTAGFPEPRTFSLRAARLLRSRIADFDVVHDNQSLGYGLLDIARDLPVVATIHHPITRDREVDLAAAIWRRKPLVRRWYGFLGMQQKVAGQIPDLVTVSSSSAADIVDDFGVVPEALQVVPLGVDTSLFQPGDGPRVPGRIVAVASADKPLKGISHLLHAVARLRVDHEIELQLVASLEPNGPTAKLIAELGLTDIVVVGSGLSDTALAALLRSAEIACIPSLYEGFSLPAVEAMASGTPLVVSRAGALPEVVGPPGLCANLIDPGDEAELTRVIGTLLDAPDRRRRMGRAGRERALERFSWESVAVQTTRVYEQAIARHATESNHTDRAETGDFTC encoded by the coding sequence GTGCGCGTCGCCCTGTTGTCCTACCGCAGCAAAACCCACTGTGGTGGACAGGGGGTCTATGTCCGTCGGCTCAGTGCTGGGCTGGCCGATCTCGGCCATCACGTCGAAGTGTTCTCCGGTCAGCCCTATCCCGAGGAACTCGATCCGCGCGTGCGCCTCACCGAGGTGCCGAGCCTGGACCTGTACCGGGAATCCGACCCCTTCCGCACACCCCGGCCCAGTGAGATCCGCGACCACATCGACCTGCTGGAGCTGGCCACGATGTGGACAGCAGGCTTCCCTGAACCCAGGACATTCAGCCTGCGGGCAGCCCGGTTGCTACGGAGCCGGATAGCGGACTTCGATGTGGTACACGACAATCAGAGCTTGGGCTACGGGTTGCTCGACATTGCCCGCGATCTGCCGGTAGTGGCGACCATCCACCACCCGATCACCCGCGATCGCGAGGTGGACCTGGCAGCCGCAATATGGCGCCGAAAACCGCTGGTACGCAGATGGTACGGCTTCCTGGGCATGCAACAGAAGGTCGCAGGCCAGATCCCCGATCTGGTAACCGTGTCCTCGTCCTCGGCCGCCGACATCGTCGACGACTTCGGGGTTGTCCCCGAGGCCTTGCAGGTGGTGCCGCTCGGTGTGGACACCAGCCTGTTCCAGCCCGGTGACGGCCCTCGGGTGCCGGGGCGCATCGTGGCGGTGGCCAGCGCGGACAAACCGCTCAAAGGTATATCCCACCTCCTGCACGCCGTCGCCCGCCTGCGCGTCGACCACGAGATAGAGCTACAGCTGGTCGCCTCGCTGGAACCCAACGGCCCGACCGCGAAATTGATCGCCGAACTCGGTCTGACCGACATCGTCGTCGTCGGCAGCGGCCTGTCCGACACGGCCCTCGCCGCACTGCTCCGTTCGGCCGAGATCGCCTGTATCCCTTCACTCTACGAAGGGTTTTCACTGCCCGCGGTCGAAGCCATGGCGAGCGGCACTCCGCTCGTGGTCAGCCGCGCCGGAGCCCTGCCCGAAGTTGTCGGCCCGCCAGGGCTGTGCGCCAACCTGATCGACCCTGGTGACGAAGCCGAACTCACCCGAGTGATCGGCACCCTGCTCGACGCGCCGGACCGCAGGCGACGGATGGGCCGGGCCGGGCGCGAACGTGCCCTCGAGCGGTTCAGCTGGGAATCGGTGGCCGTGCAAACCACCCGCGTGTACGAGCAGGCCATTGCTCGACATGCCACTGAGTCCAATCACACGGACCGAGCAGAAACAGGAGATTTCACATGCTGA
- a CDS encoding class I SAM-dependent methyltransferase — MLTVDFDRLGIGPATRVIDIGCGAGRHSFEAYRRGADIVAFDQDVTELAGVETMFQAMAAAGEAPQFATATVTAGDALDLPFPDDEFDCVIASEVLEHIPADARAIAELVRVLKPGGRLVVTVPRWLPERVCWLLSQEYHSNEGGHVRIYRASELRTQVCTRGVRYLDSNHVHALHAPYWWLKCLVGVSKSDHFLVRAYHRLLVWDMMSKPRLTRVADAVLNPLMGKSVALYFVKPAVRFAQL, encoded by the coding sequence ATGCTGACAGTCGATTTCGATCGGCTCGGGATCGGGCCTGCCACCCGGGTCATCGATATCGGATGCGGGGCGGGCAGACATTCGTTCGAGGCATATCGCCGCGGCGCCGATATCGTCGCCTTCGATCAGGATGTCACCGAACTCGCCGGGGTCGAGACGATGTTCCAGGCGATGGCCGCCGCGGGCGAGGCCCCACAATTCGCGACCGCCACCGTGACCGCGGGCGACGCCCTCGACCTGCCTTTCCCTGACGACGAGTTCGATTGCGTGATCGCCTCGGAGGTGCTCGAGCACATCCCCGCCGACGCCCGAGCCATCGCCGAACTCGTGCGCGTGCTCAAACCCGGCGGCCGGCTGGTCGTGACAGTGCCACGCTGGCTCCCGGAGCGCGTGTGCTGGCTGCTCTCGCAGGAGTATCACAGCAACGAAGGCGGCCATGTGCGCATCTACCGGGCGAGCGAGCTACGCACACAGGTCTGCACCCGAGGGGTGCGTTACCTCGACAGCAACCACGTCCATGCCCTGCACGCACCTTACTGGTGGCTGAAATGCCTGGTGGGCGTGTCGAAGTCGGATCACTTCCTGGTTCGCGCATACCACCGGCTGCTGGTGTGGGACATGATGAGCAAACCCCGGCTCACCCGCGTCGCGGACGCGGTACTCAACCCGTTGATGGGCAAGAGTGTCGCGCTGTACTTCGTGAAGCCGGCGGTGCGATTTGCCCAGCTCTGA
- a CDS encoding prenyltransferase, with protein sequence MPSSDLPAVPGVITTRQTLQTARSIADAQQSSGAIPWFPGGHTDPWDHIECAMALTAAGLLDEARSAYTWSAQTQRPDGSWPRQFRGDTIEDQATDTNFCAYIATGIWHYVRSTDDLAFARLMWPMISAAIDFTISMQRGRQGEIFWLRDDDGVMTEALLTGCSSMFHSIGCALALAEGLGIAQPAWETARTRLGHAIAQHPEVFADKNRYSMDWYYPVLGGAVRGAAAATRIADRWADFVVGSIGIRCVADQPWVTGAETCELVLALDALDDHEHARRLLAAMQHLRESDGSYWTGLVFSDGKRWPEERTTWTGAAVILAADALSRTTPANGIFRDLAATAQPRAGIRPTVPATRSSIRSEPVAQTSRNSPLSKARW encoded by the coding sequence TTGCCCAGCTCTGACCTACCCGCGGTCCCCGGCGTGATCACCACTCGCCAGACGTTGCAGACCGCCCGATCCATCGCGGACGCGCAACAGAGCTCAGGTGCCATTCCCTGGTTCCCCGGTGGACACACCGATCCGTGGGACCACATCGAATGCGCGATGGCGCTCACCGCCGCCGGCCTGCTCGACGAGGCCCGGAGCGCCTACACCTGGTCAGCACAGACCCAACGACCAGATGGCTCGTGGCCCAGGCAGTTTCGCGGCGACACGATCGAAGATCAAGCCACCGACACCAACTTCTGCGCCTACATCGCCACCGGTATCTGGCACTACGTGCGCAGCACCGATGACCTTGCCTTCGCGCGGCTGATGTGGCCGATGATCTCGGCCGCGATCGACTTCACGATCAGCATGCAGCGCGGTCGTCAGGGCGAGATCTTCTGGTTGCGTGACGATGACGGCGTAATGACCGAGGCATTGCTCACGGGCTGCTCGAGTATGTTTCACAGCATCGGCTGTGCGCTGGCCCTTGCCGAGGGATTGGGCATTGCACAACCGGCATGGGAAACCGCGAGAACACGTCTGGGCCACGCCATTGCGCAACACCCCGAAGTCTTCGCCGACAAGAACCGGTATTCCATGGACTGGTACTACCCGGTTCTCGGCGGGGCGGTTCGCGGCGCTGCCGCCGCGACCCGAATCGCCGATCGCTGGGCTGATTTTGTCGTCGGCAGCATCGGAATCCGCTGCGTCGCAGATCAACCCTGGGTCACCGGCGCCGAAACGTGCGAGCTGGTACTGGCCTTGGACGCTCTGGACGATCACGAGCACGCCCGCCGCCTCCTGGCGGCAATGCAGCATCTGCGCGAATCCGACGGATCCTATTGGACCGGCCTCGTCTTCTCCGATGGCAAACGCTGGCCCGAGGAGCGCACCACCTGGACCGGCGCCGCCGTGATCTTGGCCGCCGACGCACTCTCCCGAACCACCCCCGCCAACGGCATATTCCGCGATCTCGCGGCGACTGCTCAGCCGCGCGCCGGTATTCGACCGACCGTGCCCGCGACCCGCTCGAGTATCCGCAGCGAACCCGTCGCCCAGACGTCCCGGAATTCTCCACTCTCCAAAGCTCGCTGGTAG
- a CDS encoding class I SAM-dependent methyltransferase, with protein sequence MVQADSDVLSVSELFDLAGTARGFMPEGEGRALYEAALHFSGGGAVVEIGTYCGKSAVLLGAAARERNSTVFTIDHHHGSEEHQPGWEYHDDSLIDPVTGRFDTVTAFRRTIVRAGLSDTVIGIVGESARVARMWRTPIEFLFIDGGHSEPATHRDFEGWAGWVAIGSALAIHDVFPDPRDGGRAPFQIYQRALESGEFRDVWATGSLRILERVAGTVGRIPARG encoded by the coding sequence ATGGTCCAGGCAGATTCGGATGTGTTGTCGGTATCGGAGCTGTTCGATCTCGCTGGTACTGCGCGCGGCTTCATGCCCGAAGGCGAGGGGCGGGCACTGTACGAAGCGGCCCTGCATTTTTCGGGCGGCGGAGCGGTAGTCGAGATCGGTACGTACTGCGGTAAGTCCGCGGTGCTGCTGGGCGCGGCAGCACGTGAGCGAAATTCGACCGTCTTCACCATCGATCACCATCACGGTTCGGAAGAACATCAGCCCGGCTGGGAGTATCACGATGATTCGCTCATCGATCCGGTGACGGGACGGTTCGACACGGTGACGGCCTTCCGCAGGACCATCGTGCGGGCGGGTCTGTCCGACACGGTGATCGGGATCGTGGGGGAGTCGGCGCGCGTGGCGCGGATGTGGCGCACGCCGATCGAGTTCTTGTTCATCGACGGCGGGCATTCCGAACCAGCCACGCATCGTGACTTCGAGGGCTGGGCCGGCTGGGTCGCGATCGGCTCGGCCCTTGCCATCCATGATGTGTTTCCCGACCCCCGGGACGGGGGTCGGGCACCGTTTCAGATCTACCAGCGAGCTTTGGAGAGTGGAGAATTCCGGGACGTCTGGGCGACGGGTTCGCTGCGGATACTCGAGCGGGTCGCGGGCACGGTCGGTCGAATACCGGCGCGCGGCTGA
- a CDS encoding AraC family transcriptional regulator encodes MVDVLQAHLVRARASGGVFARSVAQPPWGLRLPGTIQLAVHAVIQGRMWLWLDDPRSALELAPGDVALVRGGPDHFVAHKPNAACLPPEQFQARHAHDERASAHGANVFLCGAYVLSGDVGRGLLEALPPILSLSAAADDPLHDVIDLLSSELAASAPGQQTVLDRLLDVLLVLAIRACFQRSEYAPRWYQASADPRLGPALSAMHADAARAWTVPELAAVSGLSRAAFARIFQLALGQAPMQYLTEWRMTLARDHLRAGELTLAQIGARTGYASPYAFAAAFRRHHGVPPGQWRQREMTSPLAEQAAEDRIHGT; translated from the coding sequence ATGGTGGATGTTCTGCAAGCTCATCTTGTGAGGGCTCGCGCCTCGGGCGGCGTCTTCGCGCGGTCGGTCGCACAACCTCCATGGGGCCTACGCCTACCTGGCACGATCCAGCTGGCCGTGCACGCGGTCATCCAGGGGCGTATGTGGTTATGGCTCGACGATCCGCGATCCGCGCTGGAGCTCGCGCCCGGTGACGTGGCGCTCGTCCGCGGCGGCCCCGATCACTTCGTAGCTCACAAGCCCAACGCCGCTTGCCTGCCGCCTGAGCAGTTCCAGGCACGCCACGCACATGACGAGCGCGCCTCGGCTCATGGCGCAAACGTGTTCCTCTGTGGGGCATACGTGCTCTCAGGGGACGTCGGCCGAGGGCTACTGGAAGCTCTTCCACCGATCCTGAGTCTGTCGGCCGCGGCGGATGACCCGCTGCACGACGTCATCGATCTGTTGTCATCCGAGCTCGCCGCCTCCGCGCCCGGTCAACAGACTGTGCTCGACCGACTTCTGGATGTCCTGCTGGTGCTCGCGATTCGCGCGTGTTTCCAGCGAAGCGAGTATGCGCCTCGCTGGTACCAGGCTTCGGCCGATCCGAGGCTCGGCCCAGCTTTGAGTGCAATGCATGCCGACGCCGCCCGCGCGTGGACGGTGCCAGAGCTGGCAGCTGTCAGCGGGCTGTCACGCGCTGCGTTCGCACGGATCTTTCAGCTCGCGCTCGGTCAGGCGCCAATGCAGTACCTGACCGAGTGGCGCATGACGCTGGCACGAGATCATCTGCGTGCCGGCGAGTTGACGCTCGCGCAGATCGGCGCACGCACCGGCTATGCCTCGCCCTACGCTTTCGCGGCGGCGTTCCGGCGCCACCACGGAGTTCCGCCTGGCCAGTGGCGTCAAAGGGAGATGACAAGCCCGTTGGCCGAGCAGGCGGCTGAGGACCGGATCCACGGCACTTGA
- a CDS encoding nuclear transport factor 2 family protein, protein MTTTITDLDDFKALDPFFRIIEKGLDGIADGEHFFDLLAEDVIFDYIITTPGYPRRVEGRKAIAELYRPYGTMIVLDRCHDLAVHHDIKTGVVVLEYASEGRVVPTGAPYTNRYISVLTITDRKVTHWRDYLDPVAVFDALGWPSS, encoded by the coding sequence ATGACGACGACGATCACCGACCTCGACGACTTCAAGGCGCTCGACCCGTTCTTTCGCATCATCGAGAAGGGCCTCGATGGCATTGCCGATGGTGAGCACTTCTTCGACCTGCTGGCCGAGGACGTCATCTTCGACTACATCATCACGACTCCTGGCTACCCAAGGCGCGTCGAGGGCCGCAAGGCCATCGCCGAGCTCTACCGCCCTTACGGCACCATGATCGTCCTGGACCGATGTCACGACCTCGCGGTCCATCACGACATCAAGACCGGCGTCGTGGTCCTCGAGTACGCCTCCGAAGGCCGAGTCGTTCCGACCGGCGCCCCATACACCAACCGGTACATCTCGGTACTCACGATCACCGATCGCAAGGTCACTCACTGGCGCGATTACCTCGACCCCGTGGCGGTCTTCGACGCGCTCGGATGGCCGTCATCTTGA
- a CDS encoding NAD(P)-dependent oxidoreductase, which produces MTCSVRTVAVLGTGTMGAPIARKLLRAGFDVLVWNRTPVEAAGLVAAGAHQVSSIAAAASAADVLITTLADGAAVEQVMTRPGGALSALAPGAIWIQMSTVGLEYCARLAYLAIRNNILFIDAPVVGSSGPAGAGELLIPASGVRPVRPLVEPIFRALGQRTLWLERIGDGSRLGIALSNWLSLMVEGMAETLTLSAAFGIDPQQLLNAVAGGPLASE; this is translated from the coding sequence ATGACCTGTTCGGTGCGCACCGTCGCTGTACTGGGCACTGGCACGATGGGCGCACCGATCGCGCGGAAGCTGCTACGCGCCGGGTTCGACGTGCTGGTGTGGAACCGGACCCCGGTCGAGGCGGCGGGGTTGGTCGCCGCCGGAGCACACCAGGTCTCCAGCATCGCAGCCGCCGCCTCCGCCGCCGACGTGTTGATCACCACGCTCGCCGACGGCGCCGCCGTCGAACAGGTGATGACCCGGCCCGGCGGTGCACTGTCCGCTCTTGCTCCCGGAGCGATCTGGATCCAGATGAGCACTGTCGGGCTCGAATACTGCGCTCGTCTCGCCTACCTCGCCATCCGGAACAACATCCTGTTCATCGATGCCCCGGTAGTCGGCAGTTCCGGACCCGCCGGGGCTGGAGAGCTGCTCATCCCCGCCTCTGGCGTACGTCCGGTCCGGCCGCTGGTCGAGCCGATCTTCCGCGCTCTCGGCCAACGAACACTCTGGCTCGAACGTATCGGCGACGGCAGCAGGCTCGGCATCGCGCTCAGCAACTGGCTGAGTCTCATGGTCGAGGGAATGGCCGAAACCCTCACTCTCAGTGCGGCCTTCGGCATCGACCCACAGCAGTTGCTGAATGCCGTCGCCGGCGGGCCGTTGGCGTCGGAGTAG
- a CDS encoding aldo/keto reductase, with the protein MKTTTLGRSGLHVEAYRHSLMTVHALQTFAAERDITVSQLAIAWTLANPAVHAVIVGARHPSHVTDSLAAAEVSLGGADLDEIDKIMASATPVAGPSPETV; encoded by the coding sequence ATGAAGACCACAACATTGGGAAGAAGCGGACTGCACGTCGAGGCATACCGGCACAGTCTGATGACCGTGCATGCCCTGCAGACATTCGCAGCCGAGCGGGACATCACCGTCAGTCAATTGGCGATCGCCTGGACACTGGCCAACCCCGCCGTTCATGCCGTTATCGTCGGTGCCCGGCACCCGAGTCACGTCACCGACAGCCTCGCCGCGGCGGAGGTCTCGCTCGGCGGTGCGGATCTCGATGAAATCGACAAGATCATGGCCAGTGCTACGCCGGTTGCCGGACCGTCCCCGGAGACGGTGTGA